A stretch of Exiguobacterium sp. BMC-KP DNA encodes these proteins:
- a CDS encoding cell division protein FtsQ/DivIB, protein MRERRTGRPQEDENVRSLEDKIPYIREQRRKKANRRLIYVLILIGLLVGVVFYLQSSYSRVARFDIDGNLNVKTSDILKASGIKVNETHAFNISEEDVLERIEKVPGIQEATMQKQFLHQYRVTVTEEKEIAYAKDKPGDRIVLADGTIIPGKSKEELFDAPILTGFTDQSLNRLTKELVKIEPKVRSRISEIVANDKTDKGGLKLFMTDGNTVLLSTSAFSNSLNEYVKVISALPKGKTGTITIDGGIYFKPYKGKK, encoded by the coding sequence GTGAGGGAACGGAGGACAGGACGACCACAAGAGGACGAGAACGTCCGCAGTCTCGAGGATAAGATACCTTATATCCGTGAACAACGTCGCAAAAAAGCTAACCGAAGACTTATCTATGTCTTAATCTTGATTGGACTACTAGTCGGTGTTGTTTTTTATCTACAGTCGAGCTATTCTCGGGTCGCTCGATTTGATATCGATGGTAACCTTAATGTCAAAACATCAGATATCTTGAAGGCATCAGGAATTAAGGTGAACGAGACACATGCCTTTAATATATCGGAAGAAGACGTTCTTGAACGAATTGAAAAGGTTCCAGGCATTCAGGAAGCGACGATGCAAAAGCAATTTTTACATCAATATCGTGTCACGGTGACGGAAGAGAAAGAAATTGCTTATGCGAAGGATAAACCGGGGGATCGAATCGTACTTGCGGACGGGACAATCATTCCTGGAAAATCGAAGGAAGAATTGTTCGACGCACCAATCTTGACTGGGTTCACAGATCAGTCCTTAAATCGATTAACGAAGGAACTCGTTAAAATCGAACCGAAAGTACGCAGCCGGATCTCAGAAATCGTCGCAAATGATAAGACTGACAAAGGCGGTCTGAAATTATTCATGACGGATGGGAATACGGTATTACTTAGTACGTCTGCTTTTTCAAATTCCTTGAATGAATACGTTAAAGTCATTTCTGCCTTACCGAAAGGAAAGACAGGAACGATTACGATTGATGGTGGCATCTATTTCAAACCATATAAAGGGAAAAAATAG
- the mraY gene encoding phospho-N-acetylmuramoyl-pentapeptide-transferase yields the protein MITLFISLILAFLVVLLVMPKAIPFLHRLKFGQEIREEGPQWHQVKSGTPTMGGIVILVAMIISVLGALVMGDLSTTQLSLLFLTLAYGVIGFIDDYIKVVKKRNLGLNSKQKLIGQIVVGVLFVWLSGGFTSDATYLSIPFTDFELDFGIIYPFVALFWLVGFSNAVNLTDGLDGLVSFTAIPTFLFFGLYSWFIADEVGAACFAFSAVGALIGFLIFNAHPAKIFMGDTGSLALGAALAGLSIVLKLELLLVLIGIVFVVETLSVILQVISFKTTGKRIFKMSPIHHHFEMVGWSEWRIVGTFAGISCLMAFIAYLFIQ from the coding sequence ATGATCACATTATTTATCAGTCTTATTCTTGCATTTCTTGTTGTACTGCTCGTCATGCCTAAAGCGATTCCGTTTCTACACCGACTGAAGTTCGGTCAGGAAATTCGGGAAGAGGGACCACAATGGCACCAAGTCAAATCAGGAACACCGACGATGGGTGGAATCGTCATTCTTGTGGCGATGATCATCAGTGTTCTCGGTGCACTCGTCATGGGCGATTTATCGACGACACAGTTATCGTTACTCTTTTTAACATTAGCCTACGGCGTCATCGGATTCATCGATGATTACATCAAAGTCGTCAAGAAGCGTAACCTCGGTCTGAATTCGAAACAAAAATTAATAGGACAAATCGTCGTCGGAGTGTTGTTCGTCTGGTTGAGCGGTGGTTTTACGAGTGATGCGACCTATCTGTCGATTCCGTTTACAGACTTCGAGCTTGATTTTGGAATCATCTACCCGTTTGTTGCCTTGTTCTGGTTAGTCGGCTTCTCGAATGCGGTCAATTTGACAGACGGTCTAGATGGTCTTGTCTCGTTTACAGCGATTCCAACATTCCTGTTTTTCGGATTATACAGTTGGTTCATCGCAGATGAAGTGGGAGCAGCTTGTTTTGCTTTCTCAGCAGTTGGTGCATTGATTGGATTCCTTATATTCAATGCTCATCCAGCAAAAATCTTTATGGGTGATACCGGTTCACTTGCACTTGGTGCTGCGCTAGCCGGGCTATCGATCGTGTTAAAACTGGAATTACTACTTGTCTTAATCGGTATCGTCTTCGTTGTTGAGACATTATCAGTCATTTTACAAGTCATCTCCTTTAAAACGACAGGGAAACGAATCTTTAAAATGAGTCCAATTCACCACCACTTCGAAATGGTCGGTTGGAGTGAATGGCGGATCGTCGGTACATTCGCAGGAATCAGCTGTTTGATGGCATTCATCGCCTACCTATTCATCCAATAA
- a CDS encoding UDP-N-acetylmuramoyl-tripeptide--D-alanyl-D-alanine ligase, producing the protein MLTITQIAEWLHLDVKDDRVVRHFATDSRALLEDGLYIPIQGARVDGHRFLEGAKGQGAIVTLWKKGITRPAIDIVFLEVDEPLVALQQIAKQYLIQIAPKIVAITGSNGKTSTKDMVESVLKTTFKTHKTQGNFNSDIGMPLTILMMPADTEVAVLEMGMNGFGDIEFLSNLAEPDIALVTNIGESHAEQVGGRSGIAKAKLEIRSGLKPGGHLFVDGDEPLLAEVEAEKIGYQIGNTYRIEPTDATFFGTAFAYDGTAFHLPVLGKHQVRNAAYAIATARALGVTDTRIQEGFDAVELTPMRMERLLYEETAVINDAYNASPTSMNAAIETITALEGYTTRVLVLGDMYELGEQERLLHASVGKRIALPVSHAILVGEKGAWIAEGISDPSVQVQFAATVEDAAKQLYPLLGERTIVLLKASRGMALERILTYLNEN; encoded by the coding sequence ATGTTAACAATTACGCAAATCGCTGAGTGGTTGCATCTCGATGTAAAAGACGACCGTGTCGTCCGTCATTTTGCGACGGATTCACGTGCGCTACTCGAAGATGGTCTCTACATTCCGATTCAAGGAGCGCGCGTCGATGGTCATCGATTCCTTGAGGGGGCTAAAGGACAAGGAGCCATCGTTACATTATGGAAGAAAGGGATTACTCGTCCTGCTATCGATATCGTTTTCTTAGAAGTGGATGAGCCGCTCGTAGCATTACAACAAATCGCTAAACAATACTTAATACAGATTGCACCAAAGATTGTCGCCATCACTGGATCGAACGGAAAGACGTCGACGAAGGATATGGTCGAAAGTGTACTCAAGACGACGTTCAAGACACATAAGACACAAGGAAACTTCAATTCGGATATTGGCATGCCCTTAACCATTTTGATGATGCCTGCTGATACGGAAGTCGCCGTGCTCGAGATGGGAATGAACGGTTTTGGAGATATCGAATTCTTATCGAATCTTGCTGAGCCAGATATCGCACTCGTCACGAACATCGGTGAATCGCATGCGGAGCAAGTCGGCGGACGTAGTGGAATCGCTAAAGCGAAACTTGAGATTCGTTCTGGACTCAAACCAGGGGGTCATTTATTCGTTGATGGTGATGAACCACTGCTTGCAGAAGTTGAAGCGGAAAAAATCGGTTATCAGATTGGAAATACGTACCGGATCGAGCCAACGGACGCGACGTTCTTCGGCACAGCTTTTGCTTACGATGGCACCGCGTTTCATCTACCCGTGCTCGGGAAACACCAAGTTCGAAATGCAGCGTACGCGATCGCAACAGCGCGTGCACTTGGAGTAACCGATACACGGATTCAAGAAGGGTTTGATGCTGTTGAATTGACACCGATGCGGATGGAGCGACTACTCTATGAAGAGACTGCGGTCATCAATGATGCGTATAATGCTAGTCCAACATCGATGAATGCAGCGATTGAAACGATTACTGCATTAGAAGGTTATACGACGCGCGTTCTCGTGCTTGGTGATATGTATGAATTAGGGGAACAGGAACGCTTGTTACATGCCTCGGTCGGAAAGCGGATTGCGTTACCTGTCTCGCATGCTATCCTAGTAGGGGAGAAGGGCGCGTGGATTGCTGAAGGAATCAGCGATCCATCCGTCCAAGTCCAATTTGCGGCAACAGTCGAGGATGCTGCTAAACAGTTGTATCCGCTACTTGGAGAACGAACGATTGTCTTATTGAAAGCGTCACGTGGGATGGCGCTCGAACGGATATTGACCTATCTGAACGAAAACTAA
- the murD gene encoding UDP-N-acetylmuramoyl-L-alanine--D-glutamate ligase, producing the protein MEQRQWNDQKVLVLGTAKSGIAAARYLVSVGAEVTVNDGKTPSESDQAALASLDVKTVYGEHPLALLDGIDLIVKNPGIPYQIDLLQEALRRNIPIWTEVEMAYQATDATWIAITGSNGKTTTTTLVHELLKTGSRRVHLAGNIGFPAIEIASQAKQDDIIVIELSSFQLMGIEQFRPYTAAFLNLSPAHLDYHGDFESYGEAKARIFKNMKEADRLVLNADDVSVRVLGTSAKVTPLLFSRRQSAYAEVMNDTLTINGTSILPVDELALGGGHNVENVLAALTLVEPFNLAVSDIQHVLRTFGGVEHRTQFVGEIAGRKVYNDSKATNNVATEAALSGFTAPIIWLCGGLERGADLTPLLGAMKHVKHVIGLGETGHRFGTLASENGYPSTVVETMDEAVKVAFETSQPGDIILLSPASASWDQYKTYEERGEHFVRAVHQVGGTTV; encoded by the coding sequence ATGGAACAACGACAATGGAATGATCAAAAAGTGCTCGTTCTCGGAACGGCGAAAAGTGGAATCGCAGCCGCTCGTTATTTAGTGAGTGTCGGTGCAGAGGTAACAGTGAATGACGGGAAAACTCCGTCCGAGAGTGATCAAGCAGCGCTTGCATCACTCGACGTCAAAACGGTCTACGGTGAGCACCCGTTAGCACTACTCGATGGCATCGATCTAATCGTCAAGAATCCAGGAATTCCGTATCAAATCGATTTATTACAAGAAGCGCTACGACGCAATATTCCGATTTGGACAGAAGTAGAAATGGCGTATCAAGCAACAGATGCGACGTGGATTGCCATTACAGGATCAAACGGGAAAACGACGACGACGACACTTGTTCACGAATTGTTAAAAACGGGGTCTCGGCGTGTTCATTTGGCAGGAAACATTGGATTCCCGGCAATTGAAATCGCAAGTCAGGCGAAACAAGATGACATCATCGTCATTGAATTATCAAGTTTTCAATTGATGGGGATTGAGCAATTCCGACCGTACACGGCAGCCTTTTTGAATTTATCACCGGCACATCTGGATTATCATGGTGATTTTGAATCATATGGTGAAGCAAAAGCTCGGATTTTCAAGAACATGAAAGAAGCAGATCGTCTTGTCTTGAACGCAGATGACGTATCCGTTCGTGTGCTCGGTACGTCTGCTAAAGTAACGCCGCTCTTGTTCTCGCGTCGTCAATCGGCGTATGCAGAAGTCATGAATGATACGTTGACGATCAATGGGACGAGTATCTTACCTGTCGATGAACTCGCTCTCGGCGGTGGACATAATGTCGAGAACGTTCTTGCAGCCTTAACACTAGTTGAACCATTTAACCTCGCAGTATCTGACATCCAGCATGTGCTACGGACATTCGGTGGTGTAGAGCACCGGACACAGTTCGTCGGTGAAATTGCTGGTCGAAAAGTATACAACGACTCGAAAGCGACGAATAATGTCGCGACAGAAGCAGCCTTATCTGGATTTACAGCACCAATCATTTGGTTATGTGGTGGACTCGAGCGTGGAGCGGATTTAACACCGTTACTTGGTGCAATGAAGCATGTTAAACATGTCATTGGACTTGGTGAGACGGGTCACCGTTTTGGGACGCTTGCATCAGAAAACGGTTATCCTTCGACAGTCGTTGAGACAATGGATGAAGCAGTGAAGGTGGCGTTTGAAACATCACAACCTGGTGATATCATTCTCTTGTCTCCGGCATCTGCAAGTTGGGATCAATATAAGACATATGAGGAGCGCGGCGAGCATTTCGTTCGTGCCGTACATCAGGTAGGAGGAACAACAGTATGA
- the rsmH gene encoding 16S rRNA (cytosine(1402)-N(4))-methyltransferase RsmH: MFEHETVLKWESIEGLAIKPDGIYVDCTLGGAGHSEEIVKQLTTGHLYAFDQDDVALAHAAERLAAYEGRFTLIKSNFAYLKDQLAAHGVEKVDGILFDLGVSSPQLDEGERGFSYNHDARLDMRMDQSSPLSAYEVVNEWPYNDLVRIFFTYGEEKFSKQIARKIEKAREERPIETTFELVELIKDAIPAPARRKGGHPAKRTFQAIRIAVNDELNVFDRAVHQAIDVLRVGGRLCVITFHSLEDRMCKQAIKEKSSLPELPPGLPMIPVEMEPELRLVTRKPITAGVEELDDNRRARSAKLRIAEKMKES, from the coding sequence ATGTTTGAGCATGAAACAGTTTTGAAATGGGAGTCAATCGAAGGACTCGCGATTAAACCCGACGGTATTTACGTCGATTGTACATTGGGCGGAGCAGGACACAGCGAAGAGATCGTCAAGCAATTGACGACCGGTCATCTGTATGCATTTGATCAAGATGATGTCGCACTCGCTCATGCAGCAGAACGTCTCGCGGCGTATGAAGGTCGCTTTACTTTAATAAAGAGTAATTTTGCTTATTTAAAAGATCAACTAGCAGCACATGGCGTCGAGAAAGTGGACGGCATCTTATTCGATCTCGGTGTCTCTTCACCACAATTAGACGAAGGGGAACGAGGATTTAGTTATAATCACGACGCACGTCTCGACATGCGCATGGATCAATCTTCTCCACTTTCTGCCTACGAAGTCGTCAATGAGTGGCCGTATAATGATCTCGTACGTATCTTCTTTACATACGGGGAAGAGAAATTCTCAAAACAAATTGCGCGTAAAATCGAAAAAGCACGGGAAGAGCGCCCGATTGAGACGACATTCGAACTCGTCGAATTGATTAAGGATGCGATTCCTGCACCAGCACGTCGCAAAGGCGGACATCCTGCGAAACGGACATTCCAAGCAATCCGGATTGCCGTCAATGACGAACTGAATGTGTTTGACCGTGCGGTACACCAAGCAATTGATGTATTACGAGTCGGTGGACGTCTATGTGTCATCACGTTCCATTCACTTGAAGATCGCATGTGTAAGCAAGCAATTAAAGAAAAATCATCACTACCCGAGCTACCGCCGGGCTTACCGATGATTCCCGTCGAAATGGAGCCGGAACTTCGACTCGTTACACGCAAGCCAATTACGGCTGGCGTCGAGGAACTCGATGACAACCGTCGTGCCCGATCGGCAAAATTACGAATTGCTGAAAAAATGAAAGAATCTTGA
- the bshC gene encoding bacillithiol biosynthesis cysteine-adding enzyme BshC, giving the protein MKVQPFEALYDDNSLMHRASREEFLTYVDHIGENGLQSRSRLLEERHYPHLAKLTDELERQNPNMTERLRERVAQLRTGEAQAVVTGQQTGIFGGPLYAIYKLLTCLKVAQQAESTLERPVVPIFWLATEDHDFDEINHVYVPTADFQTRKIAIAPAESIARSVSRLSFDQSALLGMIEETFRAMPETVHTKQLVLRLKQLVEECTSYGMFFSQLIGELIDFDVVFFDADTQVVREFEIPFFERLIQDNAEFRRALSDGIAQTTELPDTFLNEEAAHLFIDDHGRQLLYPTADGFETKQGKQYTELELIALLYASPERFSNSVVTRPLMQDYLFPTLAYIGGPGELAYWTRLRPLFHHLNWTMPLLIPRMGGLLVRRSDEKRLAKLDVSIEKIIQSGVPIPVYSEEKMTERLHTAAMLKDSFVSEFLSLEHHLLRTSSKSEKIKKQLEQSIAGLLAEDRRQFDRQTRQYKETAYHLLPDGAPQERVHSVLPWLNHHGLNFVRDLRKAYEANTSDQLKIFL; this is encoded by the coding sequence TTGAAGGTACAACCATTTGAAGCCTTATATGATGATAACTCGTTGATGCATCGTGCTTCACGAGAAGAATTCTTAACATATGTCGACCACATTGGGGAGAACGGTTTACAGTCGAGAAGTCGCTTGTTAGAAGAGCGTCACTATCCTCACCTCGCGAAGCTAACGGACGAACTCGAACGTCAAAATCCGAACATGACGGAGCGGTTGCGGGAACGCGTCGCACAACTACGTACAGGTGAAGCCCAAGCTGTCGTTACAGGACAACAAACCGGCATCTTTGGCGGACCATTATATGCGATCTATAAATTGTTGACCTGTCTTAAGGTCGCGCAGCAGGCGGAATCGACGCTCGAACGTCCTGTCGTTCCGATTTTTTGGCTCGCGACCGAAGATCATGATTTTGATGAAATTAACCATGTCTATGTTCCGACAGCAGATTTTCAAACGCGAAAGATTGCGATCGCACCAGCAGAATCGATTGCCCGCTCAGTCAGTCGACTCTCTTTTGATCAGTCAGCACTTCTTGGAATGATCGAAGAGACGTTCCGAGCAATGCCAGAGACGGTGCATACGAAACAATTAGTCTTGCGTCTAAAGCAACTCGTTGAGGAATGTACGTCATACGGTATGTTCTTTTCACAATTAATCGGTGAACTGATCGATTTTGATGTCGTCTTCTTTGATGCTGATACACAAGTGGTCCGTGAATTTGAAATTCCGTTCTTTGAACGATTGATTCAAGACAATGCGGAGTTTAGACGTGCTCTTTCGGATGGAATTGCGCAAACGACAGAATTACCTGATACATTTTTGAACGAAGAAGCAGCACACCTCTTCATTGATGATCACGGTCGTCAGTTGCTTTATCCGACGGCAGACGGGTTTGAAACAAAACAAGGGAAGCAGTATACAGAGCTTGAGTTGATTGCGTTACTGTATGCCAGTCCAGAGCGGTTCTCAAACAGTGTCGTCACGCGTCCATTGATGCAGGATTACTTATTCCCGACGCTTGCTTATATCGGCGGTCCAGGGGAATTAGCCTACTGGACGCGATTACGACCGCTCTTCCATCATCTGAATTGGACGATGCCACTTTTGATTCCCCGCATGGGCGGATTACTTGTGCGCCGTAGCGATGAAAAACGTCTCGCCAAACTAGACGTATCGATTGAAAAAATCATTCAGTCAGGCGTTCCGATTCCGGTCTATTCAGAAGAGAAGATGACAGAACGTTTGCATACGGCGGCGATGCTAAAAGATAGTTTTGTCTCCGAGTTCCTTTCACTCGAACACCATCTCCTGCGGACTTCGAGCAAGAGTGAGAAGATCAAGAAACAACTCGAGCAATCGATTGCCGGTCTGTTAGCAGAGGATCGACGTCAGTTCGACCGACAGACGCGGCAATATAAAGAGACTGCCTATCATCTGCTTCCTGATGGAGCGCCACAAGAACGGGTTCATTCTGTCCTACCGTGGTTGAATCATCATGGTCTTAATTTTGTTCGGGACTTAAGGAAAGCCTATGAAGCGAACACGAGTGACCAACTGAAGATTTTCCTCTAA
- the ftsL gene encoding cell division protein FtsL, with the protein MAEPLRKSVQTVQPVRQQPVQEPRKTEDIARRVAVRPKYRLYPFEKFLYSAMIGGLVLFGSLTISTHNEAYNVSRDLAKENQVTQTLNKENERLQLEVTNLSSPERIYKIAKEQGLDMRKGNIKVIPK; encoded by the coding sequence ATGGCAGAACCACTTCGTAAATCGGTCCAAACGGTTCAACCCGTTCGTCAACAACCTGTTCAGGAACCACGGAAGACGGAAGATATTGCGCGTCGCGTCGCCGTCCGTCCGAAGTATCGCTTGTATCCTTTTGAAAAATTCTTATACAGTGCGATGATTGGTGGTCTTGTGTTATTTGGGAGTTTGACGATCAGTACACACAATGAGGCATATAATGTTAGCCGTGACTTAGCAAAAGAAAATCAAGTCACACAGACCCTCAACAAGGAAAACGAACGTTTACAACTAGAGGTCACGAACTTAAGCTCTCCAGAACGGATTTATAAGATTGCGAAAGAACAGGGTCTTGATATGCGTAAAGGGAACATCAAGGTGATTCCTAAATGA
- the murG gene encoding undecaprenyldiphospho-muramoylpentapeptide beta-N-acetylglucosaminyltransferase, whose protein sequence is MKIVVSGGGTGGHIYPALAMIRELEQRTSCEVLYIGTENGLEADIVRRAGISFESIEISGIRRSLSFENVKTGIRFIKSVRRVRKLLRQFQPDIVVGTGGFVCGPVLYTAAKMGFKTLVHEQNSLPGITNKFLARYVDRVALSFKGSGHHFGKNESKTVLIGNPRASEVAELKINPLEERQRFGFEEGRPLVVIYGGSRGAPAINEAVVDMMPKVEQAGWSLLFVTGQIHYDTIASRVGSVPERIQLRPFVYDLPNILKASQLVISRSGASTLAELTTLGLPSILIPSPYVTENHQEVNASSLVETGASLLIREQELSGDRLFEACEKALAQQQEMSQAALALGMPNASRDLVDELLRLTEQKY, encoded by the coding sequence ATGAAAATCGTCGTCTCTGGAGGCGGTACAGGGGGGCATATCTATCCTGCGCTTGCCATGATTCGGGAACTTGAACAACGCACGTCATGTGAGGTCCTTTATATTGGAACGGAGAATGGTTTAGAAGCAGATATCGTTCGCCGAGCGGGAATTTCATTTGAATCAATCGAAATTTCGGGTATTCGTCGTTCGTTATCTTTTGAGAACGTCAAGACCGGAATCCGATTCATCAAGAGTGTTCGTCGTGTTCGCAAACTTCTGCGCCAGTTCCAACCGGATATCGTCGTCGGTACAGGTGGATTCGTCTGTGGACCGGTATTATATACGGCTGCAAAAATGGGATTCAAGACACTCGTCCATGAACAGAACAGTTTACCAGGTATCACGAATAAATTTTTAGCACGGTATGTCGATCGTGTTGCGCTCTCTTTTAAAGGTTCAGGACACCACTTCGGCAAAAATGAATCAAAGACTGTTTTGATTGGTAATCCGCGTGCTTCTGAAGTGGCAGAGCTTAAAATCAATCCACTCGAAGAGCGGCAACGTTTCGGTTTTGAGGAAGGTCGTCCACTCGTCGTTATCTACGGTGGTAGTCGTGGTGCGCCTGCCATCAATGAAGCAGTCGTTGACATGATGCCAAAAGTTGAACAAGCAGGATGGTCACTACTCTTCGTAACCGGTCAAATTCATTACGATACGATTGCTTCACGTGTTGGCTCCGTTCCAGAACGGATTCAACTTCGTCCATTCGTGTATGATTTACCAAACATCCTAAAAGCCAGTCAACTTGTCATTTCGCGTTCAGGGGCAAGTACGCTTGCCGAGCTGACGACACTCGGATTACCGAGTATCCTCATCCCAAGTCCTTACGTGACGGAAAATCATCAAGAAGTCAATGCCTCATCGCTCGTCGAGACAGGTGCAAGTCTATTGATTCGTGAACAAGAGCTGTCAGGTGATCGGTTATTTGAGGCGTGTGAAAAAGCATTAGCACAACAACAAGAGATGTCTCAAGCAGCATTAGCTCTTGGTATGCCGAATGCTTCACGTGACTTAGTCGATGAATTGTTACGGCTGACGGAACAAAAATACTAA
- a CDS encoding penicillin-binding protein → MIAYAEKKRWESQETLGAERGEIFDRLGSPIAINVPSYHLIGIYRLGGVKDPDETIVDFKKTAEGLAPILGMTTKELETYLIENKERSQIEFGKKGNDLTLDQKEKIDKLKLPGIRMIEEPKRYYPNGIFLSDTLGFVQKITEENGRVALQGQMGIEKQYDDALSESYGARVFEKDRSGNPLIQGSSRVSNEPKDGSNLYLTIDHRIQQSLEKEMQKMYNTYKPKNATGIVMDAKTGEILAMADRPSFNPNLRDMKDFTNFAVSSRFEPGSTMKIFTLAAAIDAGVFRPNEMYKSGSYNYKGTVIKDYNDVGWGTIPMIEGVYHSSNVMFSKLTAEKLGIERYKDYFKKFHFDQRTGIDISGEVNSQSDLSKPLNALITSWGQSTAVTPMQLLQGATAIAGDGEMVKPHIIQKADHTDKAPYRAKTEVVGKPISAEAAKATREALDGVVNSKIGTGQMYKLKDYRVIGKTGTAQISENGKYIQGQFIHSFIGMAPKDDPELIMYIAVDRPSKNESSVSGPLIMSPVFKGVMNTALQYRSIQPETQKDSVDVKAKITPSYIQKSVRQATDLAKEQEAVPIILGEGAEVVSQIPSRGQEFVSGERVLLKTSNTFKMPDITGWSQRDVKKLVSLYDLKLDVIGKGFVTKQSARTGTLVKENGKLTVELAEPKD, encoded by the coding sequence ATGATTGCGTATGCGGAGAAGAAACGATGGGAATCACAAGAAACACTTGGTGCTGAACGAGGCGAGATATTCGACCGTCTCGGATCTCCGATTGCCATCAACGTTCCATCCTATCATCTAATTGGGATTTATCGACTTGGTGGCGTCAAAGATCCAGATGAGACGATCGTCGACTTCAAGAAGACGGCTGAAGGTCTTGCGCCGATTCTTGGAATGACAACGAAGGAACTAGAGACCTATTTGATTGAAAACAAAGAGCGATCTCAAATTGAATTCGGGAAAAAAGGGAATGATCTGACGCTTGATCAAAAAGAAAAAATCGATAAGCTCAAGCTCCCTGGAATTCGAATGATCGAAGAGCCAAAACGTTACTATCCGAATGGCATTTTCTTGTCGGATACGCTTGGGTTCGTTCAAAAGATTACGGAGGAAAATGGTCGTGTCGCATTACAAGGACAAATGGGAATCGAGAAACAATATGATGACGCTTTAAGCGAATCTTACGGAGCGCGTGTCTTTGAGAAAGACCGTAGTGGAAATCCCTTGATTCAAGGGTCGTCTCGTGTTTCGAACGAGCCCAAGGATGGATCGAATCTCTATTTGACGATTGATCATCGTATTCAACAGTCGCTTGAAAAAGAGATGCAAAAAATGTACAACACGTATAAGCCCAAAAATGCGACAGGCATCGTCATGGATGCGAAGACCGGTGAAATCCTCGCCATGGCGGATCGACCATCATTCAACCCAAATCTACGTGACATGAAGGACTTTACGAACTTCGCCGTGTCATCACGATTCGAACCTGGTTCGACGATGAAAATCTTTACGCTTGCAGCAGCAATCGATGCCGGAGTCTTCCGCCCGAATGAGATGTATAAATCGGGTAGTTATAACTATAAAGGAACCGTTATCAAAGATTACAATGATGTCGGTTGGGGCACGATCCCGATGATCGAGGGCGTCTATCACTCCTCAAACGTCATGTTCTCAAAGTTGACTGCAGAAAAACTTGGAATCGAACGGTATAAAGATTACTTTAAGAAGTTTCATTTTGACCAACGAACGGGTATAGACATCTCGGGAGAAGTAAATAGTCAATCTGATTTGTCAAAACCATTGAATGCACTCATTACCTCATGGGGGCAATCAACAGCGGTTACGCCGATGCAACTGCTTCAAGGGGCAACAGCAATCGCTGGTGACGGTGAGATGGTCAAACCGCACATTATTCAAAAAGCGGATCATACGGATAAAGCACCATATCGAGCAAAAACAGAGGTCGTAGGTAAACCGATTTCTGCTGAAGCTGCAAAGGCGACCCGCGAAGCACTTGACGGTGTCGTCAACAGTAAAATCGGAACCGGTCAAATGTATAAGCTGAAAGATTACCGTGTCATCGGTAAGACGGGTACAGCTCAAATTTCTGAGAATGGGAAATACATTCAAGGACAATTTATTCACTCATTCATCGGTATGGCTCCGAAAGATGATCCGGAATTGATCATGTATATTGCAGTCGATCGTCCGTCGAAAAATGAATCGTCAGTTTCTGGACCACTTATCATGAGTCCTGTGTTCAAAGGTGTCATGAATACGGCACTACAGTATCGAAGCATTCAACCAGAAACGCAGAAAGATTCGGTTGACGTTAAGGCAAAGATAACACCTAGCTATATCCAGAAGAGTGTGCGGCAAGCAACGGATTTGGCAAAAGAGCAAGAAGCGGTTCCAATCATCCTCGGTGAGGGTGCAGAAGTCGTTTCACAAATACCTTCTCGCGGTCAAGAGTTCGTCAGTGGAGAGCGTGTCTTACTGAAGACATCAAATACGTTCAAGATGCCGGATATTACTGGTTGGTCGCAGCGAGACGTCAAAAAGCTCGTCAGCTTATATGACTTGAAGCTCGACGTCATCGGTAAAGGTTTTGTAACCAAACAATCGGCTCGAACTGGTACACTAGTGAAGGAAAATGGAAAGTTGACGGTCGAACTAGCTGAACCTAAAGATTAA